A genomic stretch from Bos mutus isolate GX-2022 chromosome 4, NWIPB_WYAK_1.1, whole genome shotgun sequence includes:
- the IRF5 gene encoding interferon regulatory factor 5: MNQPAPAALLPPRRVRLKPWLVAQVNSCQYPGLQWVNGEKKLFYIPWRHATRHGPSHDGDNTIFKAWAKETGKYTEGVDEADPAKWKANLRCALNKSRDFRLIYDGPRDMPPQPYKIYEVCSNGPAPAESQPSEDNAEEEEEEELQKMLPGLSITEAVQPGPAMAPYSLPKEDVKWPPTLQPPVVLAPPAPGPNLLVPAPGNAADFGEVFSEVLPSSQPQPGSLSTSLAPTGEQLLPDLLISPHMLPLTDLEIKFQYRGRPPRALTISNPQGCRLFYSQLEATQEQVELFGPVSLEQVRFPSPEDIPSEKQRFYTNQLLDVLDRGLILQLQGQDLYAIRLCQCKVFWSGPCASAQGSHPNPIQREVKTKLFSLEDFLNELILFQKGQTNTPPPFEIFFCFGEEWPDCKPREKKLITVQVVPVAARMLLEMFSGELSWSADSIRLQISNPDLKDRMVEQFKELHHIWLSQQHLQPVAQTPAMPGLSAAQGPWPMHPVGMQ; the protein is encoded by the exons ATGAACCAGCCGGCCCCCGCCGCCCTGCTTCCGCCCCGGCGCGTGCGGCTGAAGCCCTGGCTGGTGGCCCAGGTCAACAGCTGCCAGTACCCAGGGCTTCAGTGGGTCAACGGGGAAAAGAAATTGTTTTACATCCCCTGGCGCCATGCCACGCGGCACGGCCCTAGCCATGATGGAGATAACACCATCTTCAAG GCCTGGGCCAAGGAGACGGGGAAGTACACCGAGGGGGTGGACGAGGCCGATCCGGCCAAGTGGAAGGCCAACCTGCGCTGTGCCCTGAACAAGAGCCGTGACTTCCGCCTCATCTATGACGGGCCCCGGGACATGCCGCCTCAGCCCTACAAGATCTACGAGGTCTGCTCCAATGGCCCGGCTCCCGCAG AGTCACAGCCCAGTGAGGATAACgctgaggaagaagaagaggaagag CTCCAGAAGATGTTACCAGGCCTGAGCATCAcag AAGCAGTGCAGCCCGGCCCTGCCATGGCACCCTATTCTTTACCCAAAGAGGATGTCAAGTGGCCACCCACTCTCCAGCCACCTGTGGTGTTGGCCCCCCCTGCTCCAGGCCCCAACCTGCTGGTCCCTGCTCCTGGCAATGCCGCTGACTTTGGGGAGGTGTTTTCTGAGGTTCTGCCGAGCTCGCAACCGCAGCCTGGGTCCCTGTCTACCAGCCTGGCCCCCACAGGCGAACAACTCCTGCCCGACCTGTTGATCAGCCCCCACATGCTGCCTC TGACCGACCTGGAGATCAAGTTCCAGTACCGGGGACGGCCACCCCGGGCTCTCACCATCAGCAACCCTCAAGGCTGCCGGCTCTTCTACAGCCAACTGGAAGCCACCCAGGAGCAGGTGGAGCTCTTTGGCCCGGTGAGCCTGGAGCAAGTGCGCTTCCCCAGCCCCGAGGACATCCCCAGCGAGAAGCAACGCTTTTATACCAACCAGCTGCTGGACGTCCTGGACCGTGGGCTCATCCTTCAGCTACAAGGCCAGGATCTGTATGCCATCCGCCTGTGCCAGTGCAAGGTGTTCTGGAGCGGGCCCTGCGCCTCAGCCCAGGGCTCACACCCCAACCCCATCCAGCGGGAGGTCAAGACCAAGCTCTTCAGCCTGGAGGACTTCCTCAATG AGCTCATCCTATTCCAGAAGGGCCAGACCAACACCCCACCTCCATTCGAGATCTTCTTCTGCTTTGGGGAGGAGTGGCCTGACTGCAAACCCCGGGAGAAGAAGCTCATCACTGTACAG GTGGTACCCGTAGCAGCCCGGATGTTGCTGGAGATGTTCTCGGGGGAGCTTTCTTGGTCAGCTGATAGCATCCGGCTACAGATCTCAAACCCAGATCTCAAAGACCGCATGGTGGAACAGTTCAAGGAGCTCCATCACATCTGGCTGTCCCAGCAGCATCTGCAGCCTGTAGCCCAAACCCCTGCCATGCCAGGCCTCAGTGCTGCACAGGGACCTTGGCCCATGCACCCAGTTGGCATGCAGTAA